In Leptospira brenneri, a single genomic region encodes these proteins:
- a CDS encoding FN3 associated domain-containing protein: MKNRILIFLFIALTLSSHCILLPSEDKKNGIEIILLGLGGGSLGNSDRLKPGATIDLNNDGVSEGVLADSNGDGVSDGINLNGNDFPSLILLDTNGDGIPDAVDQNGDGIADYYLSVNDLGVVTITTGANGSGNTVVLVDTNHDGVPDGFDTDGDGTANDTTINQILTDVSNPTLNLSPNTAASSSTINVTILCQDPVAPGTILYTLDGSTPSFSPKTGTATNPPSKSLSLSGDGIYTLKAICRDLAGNLSAITTGTYTIDSTAPSVAVSLSASYISNAAGAIASSTATWSSNKTGTYNIKEGSSSCNNGTEVYNGTVTSGVNKTFIRNAGTHFSSEGTKEYRICVTTPGFTGFQTFQLTRDDTAPAVTPSPGQGDFSTTTSVTLVCSDSGGSGCTKIVYALQSGSAPTNPAIGGVTGIISSGTEYSTAVSLSDTNSNYLKYIARDSAGNVSSVTSGLYRVDTTVANITINANTTYLNGTDTASISWQSSKAGTYQIRVGGSNCSTGIALTNGSGNANVTGAVSAGGPDTISTIGNSNFSSGSNTIRICVANLISNFGSNSVSLTKDSTAPSVSISSPTNSGPHVTGTTVTLSCSDSGGTGCKKTAYSTSGTDPSFTDGAACTISSGTEYTAPATLPNGSYTLKARSCDQAGNVSSVSSLAIVVGPPGTPTISSATASNTQISIAFSAVANATSYKVYYGTSSGVTTSNSSVSGTSSPIVVNGLVNETIYFFRLTAISSAGESSLSTEVNKTPTTLPILEYCAIQHPPSLTVAAGGTTEVIYGRVYHAGVTPASGADPRVIASVGYGPDNTNPMTHPHLWVYTTPTYNIQIGNDDEYQAAITAPTTPGTYRYVYRFSINGIATATYCDKDGNGSNAGMSFSEAQLGTMTVN; this comes from the coding sequence ATGAAAAATAGAATCCTAATTTTCCTGTTTATTGCGTTAACATTATCCTCCCATTGCATTTTATTACCAAGTGAGGACAAAAAAAATGGAATTGAAATAATACTACTTGGGTTAGGTGGCGGGAGCCTAGGGAATTCCGACAGACTAAAACCAGGTGCCACCATTGACCTAAACAACGATGGTGTGTCCGAGGGGGTTCTCGCTGATTCCAACGGGGACGGCGTTTCTGATGGTATCAATCTAAATGGAAATGACTTTCCATCCCTAATATTACTCGACACAAACGGTGATGGGATTCCAGATGCAGTGGATCAAAACGGAGATGGAATTGCAGATTATTATCTTTCCGTTAATGATTTAGGAGTAGTGACCATCACTACAGGAGCAAATGGCTCAGGAAACACGGTTGTTCTTGTTGATACAAATCATGACGGAGTTCCGGATGGATTTGATACAGACGGAGATGGAACTGCAAATGACACAACAATTAACCAAATTTTAACAGACGTTAGTAATCCAACTCTAAACTTATCACCAAACACTGCCGCTTCTTCCTCTACCATTAACGTAACGATACTATGCCAAGATCCTGTGGCACCTGGAACTATTCTCTATACTCTAGATGGAAGCACTCCTTCCTTCTCTCCTAAGACTGGTACTGCGACAAATCCACCAAGTAAATCTTTATCCCTTTCAGGTGATGGCATTTATACTTTAAAAGCTATTTGTAGAGATCTTGCAGGAAACCTTTCAGCGATAACCACAGGAACTTATACGATTGACTCAACTGCCCCTTCTGTAGCAGTTTCGCTCTCAGCAAGTTATATCAGTAATGCAGCTGGTGCCATTGCAAGTTCTACTGCTACCTGGTCATCTAACAAAACAGGTACCTATAACATCAAAGAAGGGTCTTCTTCCTGTAATAATGGCACGGAAGTCTACAATGGAACCGTAACATCAGGTGTGAACAAAACATTCATAAGAAATGCAGGAACTCACTTTAGTTCTGAAGGTACGAAAGAATATCGAATTTGTGTGACAACACCAGGATTTACCGGCTTTCAAACATTCCAATTAACTAGGGATGATACAGCACCAGCAGTGACTCCTTCTCCGGGTCAGGGAGACTTTTCGACCACTACTTCGGTAACCCTAGTTTGTTCTGATTCAGGTGGATCCGGTTGTACAAAAATCGTTTATGCACTACAATCTGGTTCTGCACCAACAAATCCGGCGATAGGCGGAGTAACAGGAATTATTTCTTCAGGGACAGAATATTCGACAGCAGTTTCTCTTTCTGATACAAACTCAAATTATTTAAAATATATTGCCAGAGACTCAGCCGGGAACGTAAGCTCCGTTACATCAGGTTTATATAGAGTTGATACAACAGTTGCAAACATTACAATAAACGCAAATACAACCTACCTCAATGGAACAGACACTGCATCCATATCATGGCAAAGCTCAAAAGCAGGGACATACCAGATACGTGTAGGAGGATCTAATTGTTCAACAGGAATTGCTTTAACTAATGGTTCTGGAAATGCTAATGTTACCGGAGCCGTATCTGCTGGTGGACCGGATACAATATCTACAATTGGAAATTCGAATTTTTCAAGTGGCTCCAATACAATAAGAATCTGTGTTGCAAATTTAATTTCAAATTTTGGTTCAAATTCCGTTTCTCTCACAAAAGATTCAACAGCACCGAGTGTAAGTATTTCATCCCCAACAAACAGTGGTCCACATGTAACGGGAACTACTGTCACTTTAAGTTGTTCAGATTCAGGTGGAACCGGTTGTAAAAAAACTGCCTATTCTACTTCAGGAACAGATCCCTCTTTTACTGACGGTGCAGCTTGTACCATTTCTAGTGGAACAGAATATACGGCCCCAGCAACACTTCCCAATGGAAGTTATACGTTGAAAGCAAGAAGTTGTGACCAAGCAGGAAATGTCTCGTCCGTATCAAGTTTAGCTATTGTGGTTGGCCCTCCTGGAACACCAACGATCTCATCGGCAACAGCAAGTAATACACAAATCTCAATTGCCTTTTCAGCAGTTGCTAATGCCACTAGTTATAAAGTTTATTACGGAACCTCTTCCGGAGTGACTACGAGTAATAGTTCAGTCTCAGGTACGTCGTCCCCGATCGTTGTCAATGGCCTAGTCAATGAAACAATCTATTTTTTTCGTTTAACGGCGATTAGTTCCGCAGGAGAAAGTTCTTTAAGTACAGAAGTGAATAAAACACCGACTACTCTCCCAATTCTTGAGTATTGTGCTATCCAACACCCCCCATCACTGACCGTTGCCGCTGGTGGGACTACTGAAGTGATTTATGGTCGAGTTTATCATGCTGGAGTCACGCCGGCTTCTGGAGCGGATCCGAGAGTTATCGCAAGCGTAGGTTATGGTCCCGATAACACAAATCCGATGACACATCCCCATTTATGGGTGTACACTACACCAACGTATAATATCCAAATCGGTAACGATGATGAATACCAAGCGGCAATCACTGCGCCAACCACCCCAGGCACGTATCGCTATGTTTATAGATTCTCTATTAACGGAATTGCGACCGCCACCTATTGTGATAAAGATGGAAATGGGTCTAATGCAGGTATGTCTTTTTCGGAAGCCCAACTGGGTACGATGACTGTCAATTGA